TGGAGATGGTGCTCAAGAATCCGGCGCTCAAGGGCAAGGAGATCAAGAGCCAGATCAAGACGTGGCGCCCGGACACCTTCCGCGTGTGAGTTGCGCGAGGGAGCGAACGGCGTGTCGCGCAGCCTGCTGATTACTGGGGGCGCCGGCTTCATCGGCGGGAACTTCGTGCACTATTGGAGCGCGCGGTATCCCGCCGACGTGGTGATTGTGCTCGACGCGCTCACCTACGCTGGAAATATCGCCACGCTGCGAACACTGATCGACCGCGGGCGTGTGCACTTCGCACATGGTGACATCAACGACATCACGCTGGTCGACGCACTGCTCCGCCAACACGACGTCGACACGGTCGTTCACTTTGCCGCGGAAACGCACGTTGACCGGTCGATCACCGATCCGTCGGCCTTTGTGCGGACCAACGTCCTCGGCACACAGGTGCTGCTCGAAGCCTGCCGGCGCGTCTGGTGCGAGCATGGTGCCTGGCGCGCCGGCGCACGCTTCCATCACGTCTCGACCGATGAGGTCTACGGGTCACTCGACGCCGATGATCCGCCGTTTTCCGAGACGACCCCCGTTGCCCCGAATTCGCCGTACGCCGCGAGCAAGGCAAGCGCCGATCATTTCGTGCGCGCATACGCACACACGTATGGGATGACCGCGTCGATCAGCAACGCCTCGAACAACTACGGGCCGTATCATTTTCCCGAAAAGCTGATTCCGCTCACGATCGTCAATGCGCTGCACGGCGAACGCATTCCCGTGTACGGCGATGGACAGCAGATCCGCGACTGGCTGTACGTGGACGACCATTGCGCTGCGATCGACCTGATCCTGCACAGTCCCCACGGGAGCGTCACCTATAACGTCGGTGGTCGTGCCGAACACCGGAATCTCAGTATCGTGCGCCAACTCTGCGCGCTGCTCGACGAACGGTTCGCGCGTGATGCGTCACTCGCCACGAGCTTTCCGGACTGCCCGGCCTCTCGTGGCGTCGACTGTGCGTCACTGATCACCTTCGTTGACGATCGCCTCGGCCACGACCGCCGCTATGCCGTCGACCCGTCGCGCATCGCAGCGCGCCTCGGCTTCGAGCCTCGCGAGACACTCGCCTCCGGCCTCGCGCGCACGGTTGATTGGTTCCTGACCAACGAAGCCTGGTGGCAACGATAGGCGGTCGAGTTTCAAGGGGTCAGAGTCGTTGAAACTTGACGTTCAACGACTCTGACCCCTTGAAGCCCTACACCCGCGACAACAACACCTCGACCGGCAGTCCACCATTCGCCGTGCGCAACACCGCATCGAACGTGAGGCGTGTCTGCGCGGCCAGCACGCGATCGGGCACCAGAAGCCCAAGCTGCCACGCGCGGCCTCCGGCGCGTACGACGTCGCCCAGTCGGGCGTACAGCGATCGCAGATCAGCGCCATCACTGATGCGGAGTCCGTACGGCGGATTGGTCAGGAGCAAGCCGGCCGTGCCGATCGCATCGAGCGACGTGTCCGACAGCGAGCCCTGTTCGATCACGAGATCCTGCAGCACACCGGCACGCTCCGCGTTGGCCACGGCCGCCTTGCACGCGCCGGCATCGCGGTCGCGCATCACGATCGGTACGCCCATCGAGGGCAGCTGTTCGGCCTTCGCGGCTGTACGGACGCGCGCGTGCATGGGCGCATCGGCACCGGGCCACTGCTCCATCACGAACTCACGACCGAGCCCGGGGGCCATGCGACGGATGCGCAGCGCCGCTTCGATGCCGATCGTGCCCGAGCCGCAGAAGGGGTCCACCAGCGGCATCTGACCGTTCCAATCGCAGGCGGCCAGCATCGCCGCCGCCAGCGTCTCGCGCAGCGGCGCCTTCGCGATGGCCTGACGCCAGCCGCGTCGATGCAGCAGCGCGCCTGAACTGTCGGCGCTGATCGTGCACCGATCGTGGTCGAAGCGCACCACGATCAGCTGCGTGTTGCCGTCGTCGTCCTCCTCGTCATCCCTGGCCCGACCGAGCGCCTGCGCGCCCTTGATGCTGTTGGTGATGCCGCGCGCCACGCGTTCGGCCACCGCATCCGAGTGATAGAGCCGCGACTTGCGACAGGTCACGCGCAGTCGCACGGCCGCGCCGGGCGACAACACCTGATGCCAAGGCACGCGCGCCGCCATCTTCTCGAGCGTCGCAAAGTCGCGCGCCTCGAACTCTGCCAGACGCACCAGCACGCGGCTCGCCAATCGCGACCACAGGTTCACCGTGAACAGCTGCTCGGCGGTGGCATTGAAGGACACGCCGGCCGGACTGACATCGCGGGGCGTGACCCCCAGCGCGACGCATTCGGCCGCCACCAGCGGGGCCAGCCCAGGGGCGGCAATCGCAAACGCATCAAAGCCCGACGGAAGCTCCGTGGGGATCGGCGTGGTGTTCGGACGGGTGGCGCGAGCCGGTCGGGCCGGTCGCGCGGGGATGTAGTTGTCGGGCTTATGCGGCTTTGACACTCATTTCGCGACGCCGGAGTGTGGGGTAGGGCGTCCGGGCACCTCGGGCGAGCAGCAGATGCCAGAAGTCTTCGGCATCCAGCGGCGGCGCGAACAGGTAGCCCTGTCCGAGCTCGCAACCGAGGGTGAGCAGGTGGCCGCGTTGCGCCTCCGTTTCGATACCCTCAGCCACGGTATTCATCCGCAACGTCTCTCCAAGTGCCACGATCGCGCTGGCCAGGACCGGTCCTTCGCCTCCCTTATCGATGACATCCACGAACGCCTTATCGATCTTCAGGATGTCGATCGGATAGCGCTGCAGATAACTGAGGGAAGAATAACCTGTCCCGAAGTCGTCGATGGCCAGCGAAATCCCGAGCGCCTTCAGCGCGTTCAAACGCGACATCGACAGCTCGGTGTTGTGCATCAGCATGCTCTCGGTGATCTCCAGCACGAGCTGGGCGGCCGCTAGCCCGGAATCCGCCAGTGCCTGTCGGACATCCTCGACGATCCCGGGCTCCTGCAACTGACGCCCGGAGAGGTTTACCGTGATCCGCACCGGCAAGCCGCGCTCGTCGGTCCAGCGCTTCGCCTCACGGCACGCCCGGCGCAACACCCAGCGACCGATCGGTACGATCAGTCCCGTCTCTTCGGCAATCGGGATGAACAGGCCAGGCGGGACGGTGCCGCGATCGCGACACATCCAGCGCACCAGCGCCTCGGCGCCGATGATGTCCCCCGTTTCGAGGGCGACGATCGGCTGATACTGCAGCATGAACTCATCGTGCTCGATGGCGCGTCGCAGGTCCGCTTCCACAACCAATCGGTCAAGCGCGGCCTTGTGCATCTCCGGCTCGAACAGCACGTGCTGCCCCTTGCCGCGCGTCTTGGCCACGTACATCGCCACGTCGGCGTTACGCACCAGCTCATCGGTGCTTTCGCCACGCGCACTTCGCGCGATACCGATGCTCGCGTTCACGAACACCTCCTTCCCGCCAAGAACGAACGGCTTGCTCAGCGCCACGCCGACGCGATCGGCTATGGCGAGCACTTCGTCCACCGAGGCGGTATCCTCCACGAGCACAGCGAATTCATCACCACCGAGACGCGCAATCAAGTCGCTATCGCGCACGCAGGTCGCCAATCGACGCGCGGCTTCCACCAGCAGACGGTCACCGGCCGCATGACCGAGCGAATCATTGACGGTCTTGAAATTATCGAGATCGAGAAAGAGCACCGTCACGGCATTCGACTGCCGCTGTGCGCGCGCCAACGCGTGTCCCACCTGATACAAGAAGAGTGAGCGATTCGCGAGATCGGTGAGCGGATCATGGAACGCCTGATGCATGTACTGCTGCTTGATCACGCTCTGCTCGGTCACATCGCGCGTATTCAGCACGAGGCCGCGAATCACCGGCTCACTGAGCAGGTTGGTGCCCACATTGTCGACGGTCAGCCACGCGCCGTTGGCGTGCCGGATCCGCCATTCGCGCTTCAGCACACCGGGCGTGGCACCACCGGTACGCGAGCGGTTCGAACGGGCCAGCTCCTCGAGAAACTGCAGCGCCGACGACAGGTCTTCGGGATGCAGGATCGATTCGATGCGCGAGGCGACCAGTTTGGCAGGATCGTGACCGAACACCAGCGCCATGGACGGACTCGCGTAGCGGATGGTGCCATCGGGATCGAGGATCATGATGACGTCACTACTGTGCTGCACGAGTGCCTGAAAGCGCGCCTCGTTGTTGCGGGCCGTCGACTCGGCAAGGAGGCGCACGGCGTCCTTCGTGGACGTGAATTGGCGTGCAAAGGCGAGCGCGGTGAGCACGACGACGCCGATGGCGAGACCAAGCAGCGGCTGCGTCCCGCCGTCGTGCGGGGTGCCCGAGTACGCGAGCTTGAGCAGCAGGGCGAACCCGGGCAGCACGGCGGCAAACGGAATCACACTGGCCGTGAGTTGATCGCGCTCGCTTCGCGCACGGACTTGTCGATGCATGACCGTCG
This region of Gemmatimonas groenlandica genomic DNA includes:
- the rfbB gene encoding dTDP-glucose 4,6-dehydratase, with product MSRSLLITGGAGFIGGNFVHYWSARYPADVVIVLDALTYAGNIATLRTLIDRGRVHFAHGDINDITLVDALLRQHDVDTVVHFAAETHVDRSITDPSAFVRTNVLGTQVLLEACRRVWCEHGAWRAGARFHHVSTDEVYGSLDADDPPFSETTPVAPNSPYAASKASADHFVRAYAHTYGMTASISNASNNYGPYHFPEKLIPLTIVNALHGERIPVYGDGQQIRDWLYVDDHCAAIDLILHSPHGSVTYNVGGRAEHRNLSIVRQLCALLDERFARDASLATSFPDCPASRGVDCASLITFVDDRLGHDRRYAVDPSRIAARLGFEPRETLASGLARTVDWFLTNEAWWQR
- a CDS encoding THUMP domain-containing class I SAM-dependent RNA methyltransferase; amino-acid sequence: MSKPHKPDNYIPARPARPARATRPNTTPIPTELPSGFDAFAIAAPGLAPLVAAECVALGVTPRDVSPAGVSFNATAEQLFTVNLWSRLASRVLVRLAEFEARDFATLEKMAARVPWHQVLSPGAAVRLRVTCRKSRLYHSDAVAERVARGITNSIKGAQALGRARDDEEDDDGNTQLIVVRFDHDRCTISADSSGALLHRRGWRQAIAKAPLRETLAAAMLAACDWNGQMPLVDPFCGSGTIGIEAALRIRRMAPGLGREFVMEQWPGADAPMHARVRTAAKAEQLPSMGVPIVMRDRDAGACKAAVANAERAGVLQDLVIEQGSLSDTSLDAIGTAGLLLTNPPYGLRISDGADLRSLYARLGDVVRAGGRAWQLGLLVPDRVLAAQTRLTFDAVLRTANGGLPVEVLLSRV
- a CDS encoding putative bifunctional diguanylate cyclase/phosphodiesterase; translation: MPSPADAGSRRSGSYLTTNLRRSLDSIPVIGGPVFGASWDRLLLAALIGYTALVTTWLALGAPGVARGSWVRSLAPQVVALAAIVCAWRAGGELSFDRGTRRFWKVIAAALSIFPIARVAIDFVLRPMSPDAADLAVMITPVAAEIVLLSAFLCLPSAPRSAVDRAKLLLDIGTVGVAGLLVTWYGLWMVGGSGIAVRPFAILHVHATLELIVILVASVLWRRTALQHRANVLVVMATALLLQFIVHVLAIVQMTQGITNFDVVRIATPVSFALIAAAAWISIATVMHRQVRARSERDQLTASVIPFAAVLPGFALLLKLAYSGTPHDGGTQPLLGLAIGVVVLTALAFARQFTSTKDAVRLLAESTARNNEARFQALVQHSSDVIMILDPDGTIRYASPSMALVFGHDPAKLVASRIESILHPEDLSSALQFLEELARSNRSRTGGATPGVLKREWRIRHANGAWLTVDNVGTNLLSEPVIRGLVLNTRDVTEQSVIKQQYMHQAFHDPLTDLANRSLFLYQVGHALARAQRQSNAVTVLFLDLDNFKTVNDSLGHAAGDRLLVEAARRLATCVRDSDLIARLGGDEFAVLVEDTASVDEVLAIADRVGVALSKPFVLGGKEVFVNASIGIARSARGESTDELVRNADVAMYVAKTRGKGQHVLFEPEMHKAALDRLVVEADLRRAIEHDEFMLQYQPIVALETGDIIGAEALVRWMCRDRGTVPPGLFIPIAEETGLIVPIGRWVLRRACREAKRWTDERGLPVRITVNLSGRQLQEPGIVEDVRQALADSGLAAAQLVLEITESMLMHNTELSMSRLNALKALGISLAIDDFGTGYSSLSYLQRYPIDILKIDKAFVDVIDKGGEGPVLASAIVALGETLRMNTVAEGIETEAQRGHLLTLGCELGQGYLFAPPLDAEDFWHLLLARGARTPYPTLRRREMSVKAA